In Candidatus Manganitrophaceae bacterium, the genomic stretch TTTCCTGTTGTGATTCTGGCGGGTTGTCACAGCTCCGGAAACCGGGGAAGAGGCGATCATATCAAGGTCCTTCATGACTGGTTTAGCAACCTGGTCGGGCTTCAGGTCGGGGAGACCTGGGATCTGTGCGGGATCTACATTGCGGAGAAAGAGCGACTCCGTGAAGCCGAAGAACAAAAACGGGTACTCTACGTCGCCATGACCCGTGCCCGTGAACACCTGATGATCTTCTGCGCGCCCACCGGGCGGGGTGAAAACGGGAGTTTCCTCATGATGTTGTCTGAGGCCATGGGAGATCTCACCGCGGGAGAGGGTTCGGAAAGCATTGCGGTTGGCGAAGGAAGGATTGACACGCATATTGTTAAAGCAGGACTGGCGCCAAGGGCCGCAAACGCAACACGGTCAGGCGAAATCAGTGCTCCCGTCCAGGTCGATTGGAAGGATTATGCGGAACAATGGACTGCACGGATGCAGCGATACGATGAAACTCTCAAGCGGCCCATCTTTGTCACGCCGACTTCACGGAAGCAGAACGAGAGGACCTTGGCGGAGAGCGTGTCGGAAAAGAGAGGGAAGTCCTTGCCTGGAGATGCGGTGCGGGTTGGGCAGTTGGCGCATCGATTTCTTCAGGACTGGGACTTCTCGTCCAATCCAGAATCTTTTCGAAAAGCACTCACCCCCTTTCTCCGCAATCGTTTAGGGGCTGTTTCTGAACAAAACCGCCTTGCGATTCGACGCGATCTGGAAGAAATCTTCAAGGTCTTCCTAAAATCAAGCCCATATGAAACCATTCGTCATGCAAAGATCCTGGGCCGTGAGATTCCCTTCCTGATCTCATGGGAGGGTCAGATCATAGAGGGGGTGATCGATATAATCTATGAAAAGGACGGGAAACTTTATGTCGCCGATTATAAAACCGACCGGGTCAGAAAAGAAGAGATGAAGCAGTCGGCAGAGGGCTATCGTCAGCAGATCCTAATCTATTCCGAGGCCGTCCGGCGGAGTCTTCAAAGAGAGGTCTCCGGGACCCGCTTGATTTTCCTGAGAATTGGGGAAGCGATTGACCTCTGATGAAAGATAATCCCTTGAGAGGTGCAGAATACCTGCTGCGTGGTTTGGTTCTCATCCGGCAGTCTGGGCTCCGCCGATATGTACTCATCCCGCTTGCGATCAACGCCGCTCTCTTCTCCTTGATCATCTGGTTTGTGGCCGGACAGTTTGACCGTCTGATCACATGGTTGCTGCCGACATGGCTCGACTGGCTGGAATGGTTTCTCTGGCCGCTGTTTGCTGTAAGCGCGTCGATCCTGATTTTCTTCACTTTTATTCATCTGGTTCATTTTATTGGGGCACCCTTTAATGGTCTGCTTTCTGAAGCAGCGGAGGCTCATCTTAAAGGAGGTCCCGCGAAGGAGGAAATGGGGTGGAAGAGAATGATGGCCAACCTTTGGCCCATTCTCCTCTCGGAATTCAGAAAAACAACCTACTTCATCTCGCGAGCCATCCCGATCCTGCTCCTCTTCTTCATCCCCATGGTCAATGTTCTTGCTCCCTTTGTCTGGATCGGGTTCAGCGCCTGGATGCTGGCCCTGGAATATTCCGACTACCCGATGGGGAATCATGGGATACTGTTCTCAAAACAATGGCCGATCCTTAAGGAGAAGCGGCTTATGGTTCTGGGTTTTGGCGGTGCAACCCTCCTGCTTCTGATGATTCCTTTTTTGAATTCCTTTGCGATGCCGATGGCCGTAGCAGGCGCGACCGCCATGTGGGTAGAGCAGTTCGCAAAGGAATGATATTGGCCGATTCGAATAAATATTTTCATCTGAAATTCCTTGTGTTAATCTGGGTCTGTGCCGATTTAGGTTCGAAGGGTGTCTGCGCATAGTGTTGAAGAACCTCGCCTCATAGCGGCAAGGATTGCGCTTGTTATGTATGTTCAAAGAGATTTTTAATTTTTGATGAAGGAGAAATAAAAATGGGACAAAAAGACAAAGGTAAAAAAGAAAAACAAACGAAGCCTAAAATGACACTCAAGGAAAAAAGAAAAGCAAAAAAAGAAAAGAAGGTTTAATAAGGGTATCGTCCACATGTACCTAAAAGAATAACAACATCGAATTTATGAGTGAGCCACAAGCCAATAACCCTCTCCACGGCATTACCCTGGAGCAGATCGTGAATAGCTTGGTTGCGCATTATGGATGGAGCGCCTTAGGCAAGCGGATCAACATCCGCTGTTTCAACAGCGATCCGTCCTTGAAGTCCAGCCTGAAATTCCTGCGAAAGACACCCTGGGCCAGAAAAAAAGTCGAGAACTTATACCTTGCCGTTCAGAAAAATAACGGCCGGTAATCTTGTCTATAGTTGCATAGGACGATTGACAGATGATTGAATTCATACCTGCACGAATACTCAAGAAAGATTTCGATATCTTCGGGCACTTCTACTCAGTCACCCTGAGATCAGGAGATAAGATTGACTGTAGAAGCGTTCTTGAAATTGTGACAAAGAAACGAAAAAAAAATGGGATAGACTCAATATTAAAACAAGCGCCCGATGCAATATTTATCATGATGAATCCGGGGTCATCCATCCCCCTAGAACCGATCAATAACGCCATTTCTGAGGCGGGGATAAATCGGCTTGCCATCTCCCTTGTGCCAACAAGGCCAGACACCACGCAGTATCAAGTCATGAGAGTAATGCATTATTGTGGCTGGGATCATGTAAGGGTATTAAATATTTCCGATATGAGAGACCCTAAAAGTGGAAATTTTATTACGCGATATAGAAAAGTCGAGGAAAGTACAGGATTCCAGGCCCACTCTATTTTTTCAGGTGAGAGAAGGGATGAACTGAGAGGCAAGTTGCTTAGAAAGCCGGAGGCACCCATTGTCTATGCCTGGGGTGTCAGCGCGGACTTGGACCCACTTATTCAAAGGTGTTTAACTCGGATATCAGGCATGCCCGACAGGTCGGATTTTGCCGGACTTCTTAAGCCAGGAACGGATAATAAGTATTTCCATCCATTGCCAACCCTCCAAAAAGACAAAATGAAGTGGGTGAACAATATACTTGAAAAAATGAAACCCGAACAAGCAAGGGCTTGACCCGAACGATCAGGGGTATTCTTTTTTGGAGGATGACTGGAAAAGAAATTAGCGATTTGTTAATCTTGAGTGGTAGAACAATCGCTGCCAAAGATTATTGCCCACTCCAACAAGGAGGTGATCACCATGCCGATTCAAACGATATTGGTTCCAACCGATTTTTCCGAGTTAGCAACCGAGGCGGTCGACTTCGCATTTTTAATGGGCGAACAAATGAAGTTAAGTATGATTTTTCTATATGTGGATGAATGGCCCGATCATTCAGACCCGATGGCGCCCCTCCATAACGAGTATGGCATCTACAAGAAAAATGATGCGAGCGCGTTATTAAATGACTTGGTTCAAAGGGCGAAAGATCGGGGTCTGAAAGGAAGTAAGGAGTTGGTCGACGGAGTCCCGTCTGTCGAGATCATCCGGACGGCCAAAAAACGAAAGACCGACCTTATTGTAATAGGAACACACGGAAGAACCGGCGTTACGCATATCATGATTGGCCGTCAGGCGGACCAGGTGATCCGGGAATCCCCTTGCCCCGTCGTCACAGTGAAGAGCACGAAACACGAATATCCGTCGGCTTAAGAAGAAAGAGGGACAAAGGCTCAAGCTAAAATCATGGCCAGTTTCTCGGTGCGCGTCTTTGCCTTGATCTCCAATTCCCTTTTTGCCGCAGCCGACCGACTTTTACAGGGTTCTTTATAAACAAGCCGGAATGGCCCGCGACCCTTCGTAAATCGCGCCCCTCTGCCCGTTTCGTGTTCTGAGATTCTCCGCAACAGGTCCGTCGTGATGCCCGTGTAGAGTTTCCCATCGGCACATTCCAGGATGTACACTGTCCAAGTCATATTTTTACGTTTTTCCTGCTCCTCGGATCGCATAATTATTTTTCTAGAAATAGATCTCAGAGGAGTTTGGTCTCTTCTTCCCCCGCTTCAGGGAGTTCGAGCAGGGGGATGGATTGGATGGCATTCCCGGCGATTCCTTTTACGGAATTGTACATGTGGTTTGTGTTGAGCAGGACTTTTTGGATTTGTTTTTCTCTTTTCTTCCAGATGCCCATCATCGCTCTTTTTTCTGACTCCAGATCTGTTTGCAGTTGATTGAAGCCCTCAACGATGGCTTCAATCTGGAGCCTGAATTCGTTGCCGGTCAGAAAGTCGTAAAGCATCCCCATCTTGTCGCCCTTATTATCCTGGATTGCGATGGCCTGACTCACACGAATAATCGACTCTCGGAGTGCGACACAGAGGCCTTTAAATTCCATAAAGGTACAAATCCAGATGCCTTCTTTAATCCCCATTCTTTCCATGTCCGTCGGCATCGACTCGGTCACCAATACGCCGATATCGGCATTTTTCTCGCGAATATCTTTTTTGAATTTCTCGATCCAGCCCGGCTGAAAACCCTTCGTCCGTTTGCTTTCATAGTAGATGGTTCCACAGTTTTGCCGGGTTCTTGTATGGATTCGTTGAAGACAGTCCGCGCCCCTTGCGCCTTTTTTTATTTCCTCTATCGTGTCCATAGGGAATTGTCCAGCAAGCCATTCCTCAATGGCCAGCTCCTGTACTTCACCCTGTGTCTGCATGGAACCCTGCTCAGCTTGTCTTTGGGCCGCTTTTAATTTCTCATTCAATTGGCGAATGACCTTCTCTCTTTCAGCAAGTTTTAAGAGAGATTTTTCTCCTTCAATTTTTATAATCTTATCTCTTTCTTCAGATATTTTTTCATTCAGGCGTTTTTCTGATTCTGCTTCGATAGACTCCTTGAGCTCATTTTTCTCTCTTTTCAATCGTTCTATGTCTGACTTGGCTTTGTTAAATTCCTTGAGTTGGGACGATTTTTCATTGAGCTCTTCGTGCAGCGATTTCAGTTGATGTGATTGTTCTTCGGCCAAGTCCGCCTTGATTGTTGTTTTTAATCGCTTCTCCTCTGCCCTTATGCCCTGTTTTATTTTTTCCGCGACAATAAGATCCTGCTTCTCCCTTGCTTGCGCAAGTTTTTGGCGTTCCTCATTCATTGAAGTGAGTTGGTTCTGATAGTTGTTTCTTTCTTTCGCCAATTCCTCCCGATACTTCCTTTTGAGGGCTTCATCGACCTGATGATATAAAATATCGTTTACATCAATCTCTTCGCCACAATTCGGGCAACTTATTTTATTGGCTGTTTGTTTCATCATTCAGGTTCCTTCTGGACTGAGAGGCAATACAGGTATTCTTGGTCGCTTCGACCTTCCTCACGTTTTGCCCGGAAGGGATGGGTCTCGCGAAGCAAAAGAGAGGCATGTTGAAGAGTGATAGTTTTTATCCTAAGGAAGAAGACATTTCGGGAGAACCGGGCTTTACCGCGATGAGGATTTGGATTGTCAGAAGAGAGTAAAGAAATTGGGTGGATTCCAGTGAGTTCATCTCTGACGGGATGAGGGCTTGGTCTAAAGTCCGTTTCCCGTCTGCGAGTTGAATCAGTTCCTGCATGACGGGTGAGAGTGGTATCTTTTTGGACAGCCGTGGGAGATCTCCAGAGGTTTCTATGATGGTGTTCGGAGAGGGCCTTCCGTAAACTTGTATTCTCCATTGATCCAGGTAAAGAGGCTCAGAATGATTTCCTTGGCCTGTAAGATCACGCCCTCAAAGAGATCTTTTGGTTCAATGAAGCCTTCTTCCACGAGAATGGTTCCCTGTCGCTTTCCTGTCTTCTTCAGGAGTTCAACCGATCGTTCGTATTCCTTGTACCGGATTTTCCCGGTTTTTAACAGGACCTCGCCAAGCCGGTCATCCGGATACAGGGAGACCGCGAAGATGATCTCGCCATTTTTAAAATAAATCGACTTATTGAGGTCATTCCGGAAAAGATTAAGTACCCCGGTTTTTTCATTTTGCCAGATGGTCTGAAGTGTTTTTGGAAATCGTATGTCCTGAAGGGAGCCGGTTGGCGTAAAGAAATCTTCTGTCATTTTATGCCCTTTTTAGAACCCTGGATTCTTGGCTTCGTTGCCTCCAGGTCACGAGGAGAGAACTGGCAATGAACCAGGAAGAATAGGTTCCGACGACCACCCCGATCAGGACAGCGAGGGCAAAATCATGAATGACTTCCCCTCCGAAAAGGTAGAGCGCGGCAACCGCCAGAAAGGTTGTCACGCTGGTGATAAACGTCCGGGAAAGAACATCGTTAATCGTCTTATTGATCGTTTGTTCGAAAGATTCTTTTTTTCGGGCCTTGAGGTTCTCGCGGATTCGGTCAAAAATAACAACCGTATCATTGAGTGAATAACCTGCAATGGTCAAGAGGGCCGTCACCGTGAGGAGGGTGATCTCTTTATCCAAAAGGAAGAAAGTTCCCAATACGACGAGGACGTCATGAAAGGCCGCAATGGCCGCTGCAATGCCAAACTGAAATTGAAACCGGTATGCAATGAAAGAGACGATGCCGATGAGGGAAATTGCGATCGCCCAAAGGGCATCTCTCTGAAGCTTTTTCCCTATGGTGGGTCCGATCTCCGTGCTGCTTTCAATAATGAATGAATTTCCGGAAAAGGACTTTGAAATGATCGATTTTATCTGCCCTCTGATATTTTTCTGGACAATATCCTTTTTCTTGATTCGGATGATCAACTTGTTCTCCCGTGTGATTTCCTGGAGTTCGGTTCCCGGAAGCCCCCCGTCTCTCAGGGCCCTTCTCGCTTCATTAATCGAGATCGGCTGTTCAAATTTAAGCTGAACGGCGGCACCCCCGGCGAAATCGATCCCTAAATTCCCTTTGCCGCGTGAGATCTGCACCAGGGCGATCAGGCCAATGGATAGGAGGATGATGGACAAGAGATAGAAGCTCTGACGCTTCCCGAGAAAATTGATGTCTGTATTTTTAAAGAACTCTCGCATATGCTTATCCTAGGATTCCTTTCGTGATTAAATACTCAAATGTTCCAGGCGTTTTCGGCCATTGATGAGGTCGTACACCACCTTTGTGCCAACCAGAGAGGTAAAGAGATTAATCATCACCCCGAGAGAGAGTGTGACCGCAAAGCCCTTGATCGGACCGGTTCCAAACATAAAAAGAGCAAAGCCAGTAATGAGCGTTGTGACATTGGAATCAAAAATAGATGAAAAGGCTTTGCTGTACCCGGCATCAATTGCAAGACGAACGGGCCGCCCCGCACGCAATTCTTCCCGGATGCGTTCCAGAATCAAGACATTTGCATCTACAGCCAGGCCAGCGGTTAAAATAATCCCGGCAATGCCGGGTAAGGTCAAAGTTGCGTTCAATGCGGCCAAAGCGCCAAACAACAGAATCAAATTGAGGGCCATCGCAATATCGGCAAGCAAGCCGGAGAGCCGATAATAAACCACCATAAAAATAACCACCATCAAGGACCCAAACAGGCCCGCGATGAGCCCCTTCTGAATAGAGTCTTTTCCCAGGGACGGCCCGACCGTGACATTCTGGATGATCCTGACCGGGGCGGGCAGCGCGCCCGCCCGCAGGAAAATAGCGAGATCATTGGCCTCCTGTGTCGTAAAGGTCCCTGTGATCTGGGCCTGGCCCCCGCTGATCTTCTCCTGGATGCGCGGTGCCGATTTCACGGATTTGTCCAGAACAATGGCGAGACGTCTTCTCCTGTTTTCGTCGGTCACCTTCTCAAAGAGTTTGGAACCCAGCGGATCAAACGTGATGGATACGTAGGGGTCATTAAACTCCCCAAAGGAGACACGAGCATCGGTAAGAAGATCTCCCGCAAGGACCGCCTGTTTCTTGACAAGGTAGGGCGTTTTTGTAACATCGCCGGTATCTTTATCGACATTCCGTCCAAAAAGGATCTCGTCTTCCGGGTCAATTTTATCTTTAAATTCGTCGAAGAATTGTTCTGCCTCCTCCGGATTGAGCCGGGAGGGAAATTGATTCAGGAGAGCAGAGGTCTCATTGATGAGTTTAAACTCGAGTTGGGCCGTTTTTCCGATCAATTCAATGGCCCGTTCGGGTTCCTTGACCCCGGGAAGCTGGATCAGGATCTGGTTGGCCCCCTGTTGTTGAATCAGCGGCTCCGTGACCCCGAATTCGTCGATTCGATTCCGAATGGTCTCTAAGGCCTGGAGTGTCGCCATATCGAGGATTCTTTTCTCCTCTGATTTTCGGAAGGTCAGGACTTTTTCCCCACTTTCCTCCCGGCTGGTCACTAGGCTTGCATATTTGTCGTCCAGGAGTTCGGTGATCTTTTCATTGTCCCCGGAATCGAAGGAGAATGAGATTTCTCTTCCTTCCCGTTGAATAGAGGAAATCGTGATCTCTTCATCTTTCAGCGCATCTTTGAGCGATGCCATATTCCGTTCAATTGCATTTTCGACCGCCTTTTCCCCTTCGACTTCCAAAATAAGGTGCATTCCTCCCCGCAGATCAAGGCCGAGGGTTATTCCCTTGTCCGGGAAGATAGTTCCCCACCAATCGGGTAGAATGGAATAAAGCGGTGTTGAGGGGAGGAGAAACAGGACGGAGAGTATTATCGCTGTGAGGATAATGAGAAAGCGCCCCTTGACTTCTCGTTTCATTTTCCCTTTTCCCCTTTCTTTTCAGAACCGTCCGCCAGGGCTTCAATATTGGTTCGGACAACCTTGATGCGAACGCCATCCGCCACCTGAAGTGTGACCACCTTCGGGGTGAGGTTGGTGACCGTCCCGATAATCCCTCCTGATGTCGAGACGCGTTCTCCCTTTTTTAAGGCCTCGATCATCTCTTTTTGTTTCCTGGCGCGCTTTTGTTGGGGCATGACGAGCAGAAAATAAAAAAGGATGAAAATAAGAATAAAAGGGACAAACCCGAGAATCTGCGCAGGGCCGCTTCCCGACGATCCGCTGGCACTGCCTCCTGTTTGGGCCCATGCCGTTGCTTCAAGCCATTCCAAAATGTAACCTCCTCATGTAACGATTCAGCAACCCATCTAATCCTCCATAGCGACGCTCCTCGCGTCTTGCCTTGAAGGCTTATCTATTTATGCTGGATTGTTATCCTACGTTATCGATCCGCCTCCGTTGATTCAATACTATTCCTGGGTGGACTGACGCCTTTGGTAGAATTTACGACAGAAATCCTCCAGAGAATCTTTCTCGATCGCTTGGCGGAGCCCTTTTAACAACCCTAGATAATAATATAAATTGTGTAGGGAGTTCAAGCGGATTGCTAAAAGTTCTTTTGCCATGAAGAGATGGCGCAAATAGGCCCTCGAAAAATGGCGGCAGGTGTAACACCCGCAGTCCGGGTCAAGTGGCCGGTCATCCTCTTTGTACCGCGCGTTCTTGATGTGGATTTCGCCCCCATGGGTAAAGAGCGCTCCGGTCCTTGCGTGGCGGGTCGGGAGGACGCAGTCAAAGATATCGACGCCCCGCTGGACCCCCTCGACCAGATCCTCCGGCCTTCCGACGCCCATCAGGTATCTTGGCTTATGGTCCGGGATGATTGGGATGACCTTTTCCAGAACCTCCAGCATTTTTTCTTGCGGCTCCCCGACAGAGAGTCCACCGACGGCTAGGCCATCGAAGTCCATCTCAAGAAGACCCTCCACACCTTTTTCCCGGAGATCGTTATAGAATCCGCCCTGGATAATTCCATATAGAAATTGATCTTTACGAGAATGGGCTTCTTTGCAGCGTCCGGCCCAGCGAAGTGTTCTGTCGAGTGAGAGACGGGTCTTCTCGTAATCGGAAGGATAAGGAAGGCACTCATCAAAGGCCATGATAATGTCGGCGCCGATATTGGATTCGATCTCTATGGCTCTTTCAGGGGAGATGAAATGTCGTGAGCCATCGAGATGGGACTGAAAAGTAACTCCCTCCTCTGTCACACGTGCGAGGCCGGTCAGGCTGAAAATCTGGTAGCCGCCGCTGTCGGTTAGTATCGGTTTGTCCCAGGAGATAAAGGAGTGCAATCCCTTCCGTTTTTCAATAAAACCGTCCCCTGGTCTTAAATAGAGATGATAGGCGTTGCAGAGGATGACCTGAGCCCCGAGACCTGTGAGATCTTCAGGGCTCATCCCTTTCACCGTCCCGGCCGTTCCGACGGGCATAAAAGCCGGTGTCTCGATTTCACCGTGGTCTGTCCTGATGACCCCGCTGCGGGCGAAAGAGGTTTTTGACGAATGGACGATTTTAAAATGCCCCGCGTCTCTTGCAGAATATTCAGTTTTGATCCGGGTCGGTTTTGGTAAACCCCTCACATCTGCTCCGGAGCGGTGATGCCGAGCAGGTCGAGTCCATTTTGAAGGACGATCTTGATCGTGCGCATCAGGACCAGCCGGGCCTTCGTCAGGGCCGCGTCTTCCGTAATAACACGCTGCCCAAAATAAAACCGATGGAGCAATCCCGCCAGTTCCTGCAGATAGAAGGTAATCCGGTGGGGTTCCAGGGCCTCTGCTGCGGAGAGGACGAGGTCCGGGTAGCGCGCGGCCTGCCTGATCAGCGCCTGTTCTTCGGGCAGGGTGAGCGGGGACAGATCTTCCACGGTAATCCCGCGCACCGCATCTTCAACATCCCAGCCCCGGTCTTTTGCCACTCTTTCGATGCTGCAGAGGCGGGCATGGGCATATTGTACATAAAAAACAGGGTTTTCATTCGTGGCTTTCTTGGCCAGCTCCAGATCAAAATCGAGAGAGGTATCGGAACGACGCATCAAGAAAAAGAAACGGGTTGCGTCGACGCCGACCTCATCCATCACGTCTCTGAGCGTAACAAACTCACCTGACCGTTTGGACATCTTGATCTTCCGGCCATCCCGCAACAGATTCACCAACTGGTGGATCAGGATCTGGAGCCGGTCGGGGGCATATCCCATGGCCTCGACCACGGCCTTGATGCGTCCGATGTATCCATGATGGTCCGCCCCCCAGATATTAATCAGGCGATCGTATCCCCGCTCGAACTTTTCCCGATGATAGGCGATGTCTGAGGCAAAATAGGTCATCACACCGTTGCTCCGCCTCACGACGCGGTCCTTGTCGTCCCCGTAACGGCTTGTTTTTACCCAGAGGGCCCCCTCTTCCTCGAAGAGGACCTTTTTGGATCTTAAGAGCTCGAAGACCGCATCAATCTTTTTATCCCGATGAATCTCTGCCTCCGGTGTCCAGGAGTTGAAATGAACCCGGAAGGTATGCAGGTCTCGACGGATCCAAGCCAGGATTTTCTCATAGCTGTATCGGGTGAAGAAGGGAAGATGTGTTTCCGCAGGGCCGTACATGTAGCGGTCACTTTCTTCTTCCCTCACTGCCCTGGCAATATCGATGATGTACTCCCCCTTGTACCCCTCCTCAGGGAGATCGATCTCCTGTCCAAACAGCGCGCGGTAACGCAGGTAGGTGGATTCGCCCAAGAGGCGCATCTGTCCGCCGACGTCATTAATATAATATTCCCGGTCGACTTGGTATCCAACTGATTCTAGAAGCCGGGCAAGCGCGTCTCCAAGCGCCGCGGCCCGTCCGTGCGCGACGTGAAGCGGTCCGGTCGGATTGGCGCTGACAAATTCGATCTGAATCCGCTTTCCTGTTCCCTCCGACGCCCGGCCATAGTTTTTATCCTCTTGAAGGATATTGATGAGTTCCTGATGCCAGGACGCCTTGGTCATAAAGAAATTAATATATCCCGGTCCGGCGACCTCAATTTTTTCGATGGAAGGAAGTGGTGAACCGCCGTCCAGTCGATTCGCCACTTCAAACGCATTTCTCAGGGCCGGATCATTCAGTTGTTTTGCGAGTTGTGTCGCGATGTCTCTCGGGGGACGTCCTTCCGTTTTGGCCAGGAGCAGGGGGAGCGTCGTCGCGAAATCACCATGACCCACTTTTTTGGGGGCTTCGAGGGGAATTGTTAGACCGTTGGCGGCTTTCAGTGTTCCCGCTTCTTGTGCCACGCCGACAACGAATTCAATCCATTTGATTAACGCGGTTTTCATCGACCTCCGGGACGTCCTATAAATTTTGAGATAAATTCAGGTGATGAGCCCTGATCATATTTATGAGCCGAAATCCACTTCGTAATGAGTCAGGCCAATTTCTACTCAATTAAAAAACAAACAGCTAACTATATTCCATCTCCTTGAAAAGTCAACTATTTCGATAAAAAACATCAGTATAAAACAAAATGGTCCTTTCCGTCGCAATGAAGAATGAGTAAGTAAGGGGGACCTTGAGTTTAGACTTGAAAATAAAAGGGTTTTTATGGAATAATCCGTAAAAGTTTTGAAGGAGAATAGGAATGAGCGATCAGAAAAAGAAAGCTATCTTTAGCCTTGTCATCGTGGTGTGTCTCGGGGGAGGGGCCGGGTTCCTTTATCTTGGAAGACATTTTTTTTCTGGCCGTGCTGTGCCTTTCTGGACATTCTCGACCTACATCGTTGTGTTGACCATCATCATTATCTTTTTTGCCTATCGATTTATTTTTGTTCACCCCTATCAGGACGAAGAAGAATAGGATCGATGGTCTGTTCCTCTATTGTCCAAGAGGCCGTGGACTCCGGCAGGGTGGCGTGGATGATGGGGCGAACCACCTTGATCGTGACCGTCGCACGCGGGGGATTTGGGACAGGGGTATATCGCCGGGCCACTGCCCAGAGTGTAAGGTTTCCGACATACGATTTTGGGATCTGAATCGACCATACATAAGGGGGCGTCGAGTCCAGCTTTGGGGGCGAGATGCCTCTGGAGGCCATGAAGAGAATGCCAAACAAAGGAGCGTCTTCCCCCGGATCGACGCGAATCTCTAAACGCCTGCCCGCTTCCACGACCTCCCCGTTTGATGGGCTGATGAACTGAAAGGCCCAGGCAGTAGAAAGCCCAACCCTACCTGTCCCCGCGATGCAGACTACAACGAAGATCCAATATAGAAGAGTCCCGTTTAGCAAAGTCTGATGTGTTGTCCGCATGACTTCAACCGTATTATGAAGAGAAGGATCGCTATCTGGCTTTGTCCATGGTAGCACAGCCGCACAGATTAAACCGAGTTGAAGTCGTATCTTGTGGGTGGGTTGTAAGGGAGCTCTGAATAAGTCATGAATTATTTTTTCAGGGCAAAAATGTCCTGCTTCTGCGTTACAAATCTTGACAATAGCGGGCTATGGCTTCGCGAGAACCATCCTCTGCGATTTGCGCCTTGAATCAAAGCATTTTATCTCCTGAAAAACCCAACCCAGACTTAATCAGAGCTTCCTTAAGGAGTATTGGATGCGGCTCGGTCCAGCAGCGCGCGGACCTTGTTGGCGCGTTCCAGGGCCTGGTGTGGATCCGGATGGGCCAGGGTGACATGGCCCATTTTTCTTCCTGTTTTGATGCCCTGTTTGCGATAGTGGTAGAGCCGGGCTCCGGGGATCGACAGGAGGCGCTTGAGTTGTTCCGGGGATTCCGCTGCGCTCACTTCAGGCCCGAGGATATTCACCATGACGGCTGGCGAGAGGAGCTGAACCTCAAGAAG encodes the following:
- a CDS encoding DUF2130 domain-containing protein, with the protein product MMKQTANKISCPNCGEEIDVNDILYHQVDEALKRKYREELAKERNNYQNQLTSMNEERQKLAQAREKQDLIVAEKIKQGIRAEEKRLKTTIKADLAEEQSHQLKSLHEELNEKSSQLKEFNKAKSDIERLKREKNELKESIEAESEKRLNEKISEERDKIIKIEGEKSLLKLAEREKVIRQLNEKLKAAQRQAEQGSMQTQGEVQELAIEEWLAGQFPMDTIEEIKKGARGADCLQRIHTRTRQNCGTIYYESKRTKGFQPGWIEKFKKDIREKNADIGVLVTESMPTDMERMGIKEGIWICTFMEFKGLCVALRESIIRVSQAIAIQDNKGDKMGMLYDFLTGNEFRLQIEAIVEGFNQLQTDLESEKRAMMGIWKKREKQIQKVLLNTNHMYNSVKGIAGNAIQSIPLLELPEAGEEETKLL
- a CDS encoding DUF2132 domain-containing protein, with translation MSEPQANNPLHGITLEQIVNSLVAHYGWSALGKRINIRCFNSDPSLKSSLKFLRKTPWARKKVENLYLAVQKNNGR
- a CDS encoding universal stress protein — protein: MVEQSLPKIIAHSNKEVITMPIQTILVPTDFSELATEAVDFAFLMGEQMKLSMIFLYVDEWPDHSDPMAPLHNEYGIYKKNDASALLNDLVQRAKDRGLKGSKELVDGVPSVEIIRTAKKRKTDLIVIGTHGRTGVTHIMIGRQADQVIRESPCPVVTVKSTKHEYPSA
- the cysZ gene encoding sulfate transporter CysZ yields the protein MKDNPLRGAEYLLRGLVLIRQSGLRRYVLIPLAINAALFSLIIWFVAGQFDRLITWLLPTWLDWLEWFLWPLFAVSASILIFFTFIHLVHFIGAPFNGLLSEAAEAHLKGGPAKEEMGWKRMMANLWPILLSEFRKTTYFISRAIPILLLFFIPMVNVLAPFVWIGFSAWMLALEYSDYPMGNHGILFSKQWPILKEKRLMVLGFGGATLLLLMIPFLNSFAMPMAVAGATAMWVEQFAKE
- a CDS encoding DUF1643 domain-containing protein — protein: MIEFIPARILKKDFDIFGHFYSVTLRSGDKIDCRSVLEIVTKKRKKNGIDSILKQAPDAIFIMMNPGSSIPLEPINNAISEAGINRLAISLVPTRPDTTQYQVMRVMHYCGWDHVRVLNISDMRDPKSGNFITRYRKVEESTGFQAHSIFSGERRDELRGKLLRKPEAPIVYAWGVSADLDPLIQRCLTRISGMPDRSDFAGLLKPGTDNKYFHPLPTLQKDKMKWVNNILEKMKPEQARA
- a CDS encoding GIY-YIG nuclease family protein, which encodes MTWTVYILECADGKLYTGITTDLLRRISEHETGRGARFTKGRGPFRLVYKEPCKSRSAAAKRELEIKAKTRTEKLAMILA
- a CDS encoding DUF4388 domain-containing protein; the encoded protein is MTEDFFTPTGSLQDIRFPKTLQTIWQNEKTGVLNLFRNDLNKSIYFKNGEIIFAVSLYPDDRLGEVLLKTGKIRYKEYERSVELLKKTGKRQGTILVEEGFIEPKDLFEGVILQAKEIILSLFTWINGEYKFTEGPLRTPS
- the secF gene encoding protein translocase subunit SecF — its product is MREFFKNTDINFLGKRQSFYLLSIILLSIGLIALVQISRGKGNLGIDFAGGAAVQLKFEQPISINEARRALRDGGLPGTELQEITRENKLIIRIKKKDIVQKNIRGQIKSIISKSFSGNSFIIESSTEIGPTIGKKLQRDALWAIAISLIGIVSFIAYRFQFQFGIAAAIAAFHDVLVVLGTFFLLDKEITLLTVTALLTIAGYSLNDTVVIFDRIRENLKARKKESFEQTINKTINDVLSRTFITSVTTFLAVAALYLFGGEVIHDFALAVLIGVVVGTYSSWFIASSLLVTWRQRSQESRVLKRA